From the genome of Diorhabda sublineata isolate icDioSubl1.1 chromosome Y, icDioSubl1.1, whole genome shotgun sequence, one region includes:
- the LOC130451885 gene encoding uncharacterized protein LOC130451885, whose protein sequence is MCKHRTTSYYITQILTGHGSFGTFTKRIRKTEDDTCKACGQRDDPAHVIYECARWGEERTRLKEQLGCDLPTATEIIGKMLEDKATWNAVTTYMTVVMNRKEIEDRNSQG, encoded by the coding sequence ATGTGTAAACACAGAACCACTTCTTACTACATCACGCAGATTCTGACGGGGCATGGTTCGTTCGGAACCTTTACTAAAAGAATCCGTAAAACCGAGGATGACACATGTAAAGCATGTGGGCAAAGGGACGACCCGGCCCATGTCATCTACGAATGTGCGAGATGGGGTGAGGAGAGGACCAGACTGAAAGAACAATTAGGATGTGACTTGCCTACGGCAACCGAGATCATCGGGAAAATGTTGGAGGACAAAGCAACCTGGAACGCGGTAACGACGTACATGACCGTAGTAATGAACAGAAAGGAAATTGAGGATAGAAACTCTCAGGGATAG